ATGAGTTCCAGACCGTCTTTCTGACGTTTGGCTTCAGCCTGAATCAGGTTCCAGATTTCGGGGTCATTCGACTCGAGCACGGACATTCCAATCAACTCCCATGGATGTATTGTCAAAATTCGGGGTACAAACAGTACCCTGAGCAGGAAAAAGACTTATTTTGCTCCCTTATAATGAAGGATCGGCCTGAAAGCTACCCAACGGATTCGCGTATCAGTATCCTCAAGGAAAGTTTACCTCCTGGGGGTATGATATTTTGAAACTCGCATCTGATAACCCCCTTTTTTCTCGATATTTATGAAGAAATTCTGTATTACTGAGACTATGGCTGAGACAGAAGAAGAACAACCTGATCAACTGCTGCAGGGCTCGCCGGCGCTACAGGGAGAGCGTGTGGTTTTTACCGGTACGCTCGCCTCCATGACACACCACAAGGCGTGGGAGTTCGTCGAGCAGCACGGCGGTCAGGCGGCCCAGCATGTGAGTCGTTCGACGACGCTGCTGGTGGTGGGTGAAGAGGGCTGGCCGCTGGAAGCGGACGGTTCGCCTTCCGTTAATCTGAGCCAGGCCCAGGAACTGATTCAGGAAGGGACGCCGATCCGGATCATCAAGGAATCGGACTGGCTGGCGCTGATCGAACTCCGCGATCCCGGCGTGAATATGGATCAGCTTTATACACCCGCGATGCTGACACAGATGCTGAATATCCCGGTGGGGACCATCCGCAGATGGGAACGCCAGGGACTGATTAAGCCGGTGCGGAAGATTTTCCGACTCCCCTACTTTTCCTTCCAGGAAGTGGCGAGCGTGCGGAGACTGTCGCAGCTGTTGGAATCGGGCGTGCATCCGCGGGAGCTGGAAGAAAGCCTGCAGCACCTGGGGAAGGTCTTCAACGAGATCGATGCCCCGCTCTCGCAGCTGACGCTGCTGTCACAGGACGCACAGCTGCTGCTGAAAGATGAGCGGGGTCTGATCGATCCCAAACAGGGACAGCGGGTGTTCGACTTTGGTACGGAAGAGACCGAAGTTCCCGAGCTGGCGGGCGAAGAGGAGTTCGAGGGGACGATTGAGTTCACCGAGCACCTGAAGACGCCCGAGGTGAAGGACCGGAGTGCGGAAGAATGGTTCCAGGAAGGCTGCCAGTACCTGGACGCGGGAGAAGCGAAGCCTGCGATCGAGGCGTTCCGACTGTCACTGCTGGGGCAACCCGATGTGCCGGAAACGCATCTGCATCTGGCCGAGGCGCTGTATCTGAAGGGAAACACGGAGGGAGCGCTCGAGCGGTATTACGTGGCGGTGGAGTGGGATCACGATTA
The genomic region above belongs to Gimesia chilikensis and contains:
- a CDS encoding tetratricopeptide repeat protein codes for the protein MAETEEEQPDQLLQGSPALQGERVVFTGTLASMTHHKAWEFVEQHGGQAAQHVSRSTTLLVVGEEGWPLEADGSPSVNLSQAQELIQEGTPIRIIKESDWLALIELRDPGVNMDQLYTPAMLTQMLNIPVGTIRRWERQGLIKPVRKIFRLPYFSFQEVASVRRLSQLLESGVHPRELEESLQHLGKVFNEIDAPLSQLTLLSQDAQLLLKDERGLIDPKQGQRVFDFGTEETEVPELAGEEEFEGTIEFTEHLKTPEVKDRSAEEWFQEGCQYLDAGEAKPAIEAFRLSLLGQPDVPETHLHLAEALYLKGNTEGALERYYVAVEWDHDYIEAWTQLGCLHNELGDPEAALQAFEIALQVHPDYPDAHLHTAEVLHQLNRVEEAVPHWKIYLEFDEMGPWADMARQRLEEFEDDDEDLTFP